A genomic segment from Corylus avellana chromosome ca5, CavTom2PMs-1.0 encodes:
- the LOC132182382 gene encoding UDP-glycosyltransferase 87A1-like yields MSSVKAAPATACHVVVIAYPGRGNINPMLNLCKILASKKTEILVTFVATEEWLGFIGSDTKLENVRFASIPNVVPSELVRAANMDTFVEAVLTKMEAPFERLLDRLDPPPAVIVSDTFLSWTVGVGNRRNIPVASFWTSSASAFSVVQHFDLLVQNKHFPVDISAKGNERVNYIPGISSTRVVDLPLIDGKQEKMLQSFQKLIPWVTKAQYFLFPSTYELESEAIDVLKAEFPFPVYAIGPSIPYFELGENFSLASGDSDLNYFEWLDCQPRNSVLYISMGSFLSISSAQMDELAAGLRDSGVRFLWVARGESCRVKEICGDMGFVVAWCEQLRVLSHSSIGGFLTHCGWNSTQEGVYCGVPFLTLPIVNDQPLNSKLIVEDWKIGWRVKQEVGVDKLVTREEIARVVKNFMNLESDKGKEMRRRASELQQITQRAIAEKGSSQNNINAFVTDIFHNANEAR; encoded by the exons ATGAGCTCCGTAAAAGCAGCACCAGCCACCGCCTGCCACGTCGTGGTCATTGCCTACCCGGGTCGTGGCAACATCAACCCCATGTTGAACCTCTGCAAGATACTAGCATCGAAGAAGACAGAAATTCTCGTCACCTTCGTTGCCACCGAGGAATGGCTCGGCTTCATCGGCTCCGACACTAAGCTGGAAAACGTACGCTTCGCCTCCATACCTAATGTTGTCCCATCGGAGCTGGTTCGCGCCGCCAACATGGACACCTTCGTAGAAGCCGTCTTGACGAAGATGGAAGCTCCATTTGAGCGGCTCCTGGACCGGCTTGATCCGCCGCCAGCGGTTATAGTGTCTGATACTTTTCTGTCTTGGACAGTCGGTGTCGGGAACCGCAGGAATATTCCGGTGGCTTCGTTTTGGACCTCGTCGGCGTCGGCGTTCTCAGTCGTCCAACATTTCGATCTTTTGGtccaaaacaaacatttccCAGTTGACATCTCAG CAAAAGGCAACGAGCGTGTGAACTATATTCCTGGAATTTCGTCCACACGTGTGGTAGATCTTCCTCTGATTGAtgggaaacaagaaaaaatgttGCAGAGCTTCCAAAAACTGATTCCATGGGTGACAAAGGCACAATATTTCCTATTCCCTTCCACCTACGAGCTCGAATCTGAAGCAATTGATGTTCTAAAAGCAGAGTTTCCATTCCCCGTCTATGCTATTGGCCCAAGCATCCCCTACTTTGAACTTGGAGAAAACTTCTCACTAGCTTCCGGCGACAGTGACCTCAACTACTTTGAATGGCTCGATTGCCAACCAAGAAATTCTGTTCTGTACATTTCAATGGGAAGCTTCCTTTCAATTTCTAGTGCTCAAATGGATGAGCTTGCTGCTGGTTTGCGAGATAGCGGTGTCAGATTCTTGTGGGTGGCGCGTGGTGAGAGTTGTCGGGTGAAGGAGATTTGTGGTGATATGGGATTTGTAGTGGCTTGGTGCGAGCAGTTGAGGGTGTTGTCTCATTCTTCAATAGGGGGTTTTTTGACGCATTGCGGGTGGAATTCCACCCAAGAAGGTGTGTATTGTGGTGTTCCTTTTCTCACCTTGCCCATAGTTAATGATCAACCCCTAAACAGTAAGCTGATTGTGGAGGATTGGAAGATTGGGTGGAGGGTGAAGCAAGAGGTGGGAGTGGACAAGTTGGTCACAAGGGAGGAAATTGCAAGGGTAGTGAAGAATTTCATGAACCTGGAAAGTGataaagggaaagaaatgagGAGAAGAGCAAGTGAACTTCAACAGATCACTCAACGTGCGATTGCTGAAAAGGGTTCATCTCAAAATAACATCAATGCCTTCGTTACGGACATTTTTCACAATGCCAATGAAGCACGCTGA
- the LOC132182888 gene encoding ethylene-responsive transcription factor ERF039-like, which yields MHSIKHMTYTRIHSPVIEEKPEPTESKPTHRFESQPSSKLGSKNKKRACQSEPDTQFRGVRKRSWGRYVSEIRLPGTKTRVWLGSFGSAEMAARAHDSAALFLKGNSACLNFPDLAESLPRPESSSRRDIQSAAAKAALLELADNRSGLGAAGQCVEPDFWCVFDDGFGIDLGSITSIEEVKEAPLLSPLSFEGSSTVELGDQLLEDDELFLESGFHM from the coding sequence ATGCATTCCATCAAACATATGACCTACACAAGGATTCACTCGCCCGTCATTGAAGAGAAACCAGAGCCCACCGAATCCAAACCGACCCACCGCTTTGAATCCCAACCATCTTCCAAACTGGGCTCCAAGAACAAGAAGCGAGCTTGTCAAAGCGAACCGGACACCCAGTTTCGAGGGGTCCGAAAAAGGAGCTGGGGCCGCTATGTCTCGGAGATACGGTTGCCCGGTACAAAAACCCGTGTGTGGCTAGGGTCATTCGGGTCGGCCGAGATGGCAGCCCGGGCCCACGACTCGGCCGCCTTGTTCTTAAAGGGCAACTCGGCGTGCCTCAACTTCCCCGATTTGGCCGAGTCGTTGCCTCGGCCCGAGTCGTCCTCCAGGAGAGATATACAATCCGCGGCTGCCAAAGCTGCTCTTCTTGAGCTTGCGGATAACCGGTCCGGGTTAGGCGCAGCTGGGCAATGTGTTGAACCGGACTTTTGGTGCGTGTTCGATGATGGATTTGGTATTGATTTGGGATCGATCACGTCGATTGAAGAAGTCAAAGAAGCTCCCCTTCTGAGTCCACTGAGTTTTGAAGGCTCATCCACTGTAGAACTGGGTGATCAGCTGCTGGAAGATGATGAGCTTTTTTTGGAATCCGGCTTCCATatgtaa
- the LOC132181228 gene encoding protein NRT1/ PTR FAMILY 4.3-like: MADREVDAKTNMNFKGESMPAFMGKNTSVDWRGRPCKSNKHGGMSAAIFILGLQAFEMMAIAAVGNNLITYVLNEMHFPLSKSANIVTNFIGTVFLLSLLGGFLSDSYLGSFWTMLIFGFVELSGFILLSVQAHLPQLKPPKCNMILDGGHCLEAEGYKSLYFFVALYLVALGSGCLKPNIISHGADQFRKDDSKQSKTLSTYFNIAYFAFCMGELIALTLLVWVQTHSGMDVGFGVSAAVMAVGLVSLISGTTFYRNKPPHGSIFTPIAQVFVAAFTKRKQVCPSNSGMLHGSQNNVQTHGFATSPNISSSNLLHTEKFRFLDKACIKSQDTSGTSESPWRLCTVAQVEQVKIIISVIPVFACTIIFNTILAQLQTFSVQQGSAMNTRITRSFHIPPASLQSIPYFMLIFVVPLYETVFVPIARKFTGRDSGITPLQRVGVGLFVATFSMVSAAMVEKKRRNRALHFNETLSIFWIAPQFLIFGLSEMFTAVGLIEFFYKQSVEGMQSFLTAMTYCSYSFGFYLSSLLVSFVNKITSKSSGGWLSDNDLNKDRLDLFYWVLAVLSLINFFSYLFLSKWYFYNPLVSPTPQPDHQSYGQEDPENKRFNPSKQDEADNILP; the protein is encoded by the exons ATGGCGGACAGAGAAGTGGATGCGAAGACAAATATGAACTTCAAAGGAGAATCCATGCCTGCCTTTATGGGGAAGAATACGTCTGTCGATTGGCGAGGCAGACCCTGCAAGTCTAATAAGCATGGCGGAATGAGTGCTGCTATTTTTATccttg GTCTCCAAGCATTTGAGATGATGGCAATTGCTGCAGTAGGGAACAATCTGATAACTTACGTGTTAAATGAGATGCACTTTCCTCTGTCAAAGTCTGCAAACATAGTAACAAATTTTATAGGGACAGTCTTTCTCCTTTCACTCCTTGGTGGGTTCCTCTCAGATTCTTACCTTGGGAGCTTTTGGACCATGTTGATCTTTGGCTTTGTGGAGCTCTCT GGTTTTATACTACTTTCTGTTCAAGCCCATCTTCCACAGTTGAAGCCACCCAAATGCAACATGATATTGGATGGAGGGCACTGTCTGGAGGCAGAGGGCTACAAATCTTTGTATTTCTTTGTTGCACTCTACTTGGTGGCTTTAGGAAGTGGGTGTTTAAAACCCAACATAATTTCTCATGGGGCTGACCAATTCAGAAAAGATGATTCCAAGCAATCCAAGACGCTCTCCACTTATTTCAACATCGCCTACTTTGCCTTCTGCATGGGCGAGCTTATTGCACTTACTCTTCTCGTTTGGGTGCAGACACATTCTGGCATGGATGTTGGCTTTGGGGTCTCAGCAGCTGTCATGGCAGTGGGATTGGTTAGCTTGATTTCAGGTACAACTTTTTACAGGAATAAACCGCCCCACGGAAGTATCTTCACCCCAATTGCTCAG GTTTTTGTTGCTGCATTTACAAAGAGAAAGCAAGTCTGCCCTTCAAATTCAGGGATGCTTCATGGAAGTCAAAACAATGTGCAAACCCATGGTTTTGCCACGTCGCCCAACATCAGTAGTTCTAATCTCCTCCATACCGAAAAGTTTAG ATTCCTTGACAAGGCCTGCATAAAAAGCCAAGACACAAGTGGAACAAGTGAAAGTCCATGGAGACTATGCACCGTGGCCCAAGTGGAGCAAGTGAAGATAATTATCTCAGTTATTCCCGTATTTGCCTGTACCATAATCTTCAACACCATTTTAGCACAGCTCCAGACCTTCTCAGTCCAACAAGGAAGTGCAATGAACACCCGGATAACAAGAAGCTTCCACATCCCTCCAGCTTCTCTTCAATCCATCCCTTACTTTATGCTAATCTTTGTTGTCCCTCTTTATGAAACTGTTTTTGTACCAATTGCAAGAAAATTCACAGGAAGGGACTCGGGAATCACACCTCTTCAAAGGGTTGGCGTGGGGCTGTTTGTTGCCACTTTCTCTATGGTTTCAGCTGCAATggttgagaaaaagagaagaaacagGGCTTTACATTTTAATGAAACTCTCTCCATCTTTTGGATTGCCCCACAGTTTCTCATCTTTGGCCTGTCTGAGATGTTCACTGCTGTGGGGCTGATTGAGTTTTTCTACAAGCAATCCGTGGAAGGGATGCAATCCTTTCTTACTGCCATGACTTACTGCTCATACTCTTTCGGCTTCTATTTGAGCTCCCTCCTTGTTTCCTTTGTCAACAAAATTACCTCAAAATCTTCTGGTGGCTGGCTTAGTGACAATGACCTCAACAAGGATAGATTGGAtcttttttattgggttttagcTGTCCTCAGCCTCATCAACTTCTTCAGTTATCTTTTCTTGTCTAAATGGTACTTCTATAACCCATTGGTATCACCCACTCCACAACCAGATCATCAGTCATATGGACAAGAAGAcccagaaaacaaaaggttcaaCCCCTCCAAGCAAGATGAAGCTGATAATATTTTGCCTTGA